The following coding sequences lie in one Helicoverpa armigera isolate CAAS_96S chromosome 8, ASM3070526v1, whole genome shotgun sequence genomic window:
- the LOC110383705 gene encoding G-protein coupled receptor Mth2 isoform X1 — MNAAQQPSVIRYLSVALFTSTTLDLYRHLSQRVNCEYTFKMKLLIFIVFIITITTTNVFGTENLQKINKCCPLGECVSRRKMCVKTPFSENFSSKITVYTKDLYETGTAFEDVFNISDNKFGDKNFRRESLDLSYLNFITYITENGVLQLELPNAYERWLSFSPKDYCVDCRLLVRGRNNGKPRIWAVLPTIDDTDTNHSKQLKYATFISCFFLLLVLIVYMLLPELRNLSGVILMAYIISLFTAFLLLGLIQISYYDALGCICLTLGIYFSFLACFCWMNIMAFDVWWTIRGYAKGRHIHRRGERFKFVMYCLYAFGIPLLMTIGLFLLNLYGSSMKHLPWFVTPHVPEYGCFLEGGVKLLYLYVPMLILILINCVFYLMTAFNVLRLRRKLVSISTIKCTGVNQAQLAHKQRFRDYLKISVMVGLNWILEVLSFYYPGAYWLVTDVYNALIGIVLFYIFVCNKKVLNSLCDRFKGKKTMSLPNVGYSCSTVNTIESETQPADSKK; from the exons ATGAACGCGGCACAGCAACCGAGTGTCATTCGTTACTTGAGTGTCGCCCTGTTCACATCAACGACATTAGATCTC TATCGTCATTTGTCACAACGAGTTAATTGCGAGTACACGTTCAAAATGAAActcttaatatttattgttttcataataacaattacGACAACTAATGTTTTTGGCActgaaaatttacaaaaaataaacaaatgctgTCCCCTTGGTGAATGTGTGAGTAGGAGAAAAATGTGCGTGAAGACACCGTTTTCAGAAAACTTTTCGTCGAAAATAACTGTGTATACGAAGGACCTGTACGAAACTGGGACGGCTTTTGAAGATGTATTTAATATAAGTGACAACAAGTTTGGAGACAAAAATTTTCGCCGAGAATCTCTTGATTTAAGCTACTTAAATTTTATAACATACATAACAGAG aATGGAGTATTGCAACTGGAGCTTCCGAATGCTTACGAACGCTGGTTGTCATTTTCACCAAAAGACTACTGCGTAGACTGCAGATTACTCGTAAGGGGACGAAACAACGGTAAACCACGGATCTGGGCGGTATTACCAACTATTGATGATACTGACACAAATCATTCAAAGCAGTTAAAGTATG CTACCTTCATATCCTGCTTCTTCTTGCTACTGGTACTGATAGTCTACATGTTGCTACCTGAGCTCCGGAACCTGTCAGGAGTGATACTCATGGCATACATCATCTCTTTGTTTACGGCCTTTTTACTACTAGGCCTTATTCAAATAAGTTACTATGACGCACTTGGATGCATTTGTCTAA CTCTGGGCATCTATTTCTCTTTCCTGGCTTGCTTCTGCTGGATGAATATCATGGCTTTCGACGTTTGGTGGACCATCAG AGGCTACGCGAAAGGCCGTCATATTCACAGACGAGGGGAACGCTTCAAATTCGTGATGTACTGCTTATACGCCTTTGGAATCCCACTACTAATGACTATCGGCCTCTTCCTACTGAACCTGTACGGCTCCAGCATGAAACACCTCCCTTGGTTCGTCACACCCCATGTGCCTGAGTACGGCTGCTTCTTAGAAG GTGGTGTGAAACTGCTGTATTTATACGTACCAATGCTGATTCTGATTCTTATCAACTGCGTGTTTTACCTGATGACTGCCTTTAACGTCTTGCGATTGAGGAGAAAGCTCGTCTCGATTAGCACAATTAAATGTACTGGCGTTAATCAGGCACAACTTGCTCATAAGCAGAG ATTCAGAGATTATCTAAAGATTTCAGTGATGGTGGGATTGAACTGGATTCTGGAAGTGTTAAGTTTCTATTACCCTGGCGCGTATTGGCTCGTAACCGACGTCTACAATGCGTTGATAGGGATCGTGCTATTCTATATTTTTGTCTGCAATAAGAAAGTATTGAATTCTCTATGCGACCG CTTCAAGGGGAAGAAAACTATGTCTTTACCAAACGTTGGCTATTCGTGCTCTACGGTTAACACGATTGAAAGTGAGACCCAACCTGCTGACAGTAAAAAGTAG
- the LOC110383705 gene encoding G-protein coupled receptor Mth2 isoform X2: MNAAQQPSVIRYLSVALFTSTTLDLNGVLQLELPNAYERWLSFSPKDYCVDCRLLVRGRNNGKPRIWAVLPTIDDTDTNHSKQLKYATFISCFFLLLVLIVYMLLPELRNLSGVILMAYIISLFTAFLLLGLIQISYYDALGCICLTLGIYFSFLACFCWMNIMAFDVWWTIRGYAKGRHIHRRGERFKFVMYCLYAFGIPLLMTIGLFLLNLYGSSMKHLPWFVTPHVPEYGCFLEGGVKLLYLYVPMLILILINCVFYLMTAFNVLRLRRKLVSISTIKCTGVNQAQLAHKQRFRDYLKISVMVGLNWILEVLSFYYPGAYWLVTDVYNALIGIVLFYIFVCNKKVLNSLCDRFKGKKTMSLPNVGYSCSTVNTIESETQPADSKK, from the exons ATGAACGCGGCACAGCAACCGAGTGTCATTCGTTACTTGAGTGTCGCCCTGTTCACATCAACGACATTAGATCTC aATGGAGTATTGCAACTGGAGCTTCCGAATGCTTACGAACGCTGGTTGTCATTTTCACCAAAAGACTACTGCGTAGACTGCAGATTACTCGTAAGGGGACGAAACAACGGTAAACCACGGATCTGGGCGGTATTACCAACTATTGATGATACTGACACAAATCATTCAAAGCAGTTAAAGTATG CTACCTTCATATCCTGCTTCTTCTTGCTACTGGTACTGATAGTCTACATGTTGCTACCTGAGCTCCGGAACCTGTCAGGAGTGATACTCATGGCATACATCATCTCTTTGTTTACGGCCTTTTTACTACTAGGCCTTATTCAAATAAGTTACTATGACGCACTTGGATGCATTTGTCTAA CTCTGGGCATCTATTTCTCTTTCCTGGCTTGCTTCTGCTGGATGAATATCATGGCTTTCGACGTTTGGTGGACCATCAG AGGCTACGCGAAAGGCCGTCATATTCACAGACGAGGGGAACGCTTCAAATTCGTGATGTACTGCTTATACGCCTTTGGAATCCCACTACTAATGACTATCGGCCTCTTCCTACTGAACCTGTACGGCTCCAGCATGAAACACCTCCCTTGGTTCGTCACACCCCATGTGCCTGAGTACGGCTGCTTCTTAGAAG GTGGTGTGAAACTGCTGTATTTATACGTACCAATGCTGATTCTGATTCTTATCAACTGCGTGTTTTACCTGATGACTGCCTTTAACGTCTTGCGATTGAGGAGAAAGCTCGTCTCGATTAGCACAATTAAATGTACTGGCGTTAATCAGGCACAACTTGCTCATAAGCAGAG ATTCAGAGATTATCTAAAGATTTCAGTGATGGTGGGATTGAACTGGATTCTGGAAGTGTTAAGTTTCTATTACCCTGGCGCGTATTGGCTCGTAACCGACGTCTACAATGCGTTGATAGGGATCGTGCTATTCTATATTTTTGTCTGCAATAAGAAAGTATTGAATTCTCTATGCGACCG CTTCAAGGGGAAGAAAACTATGTCTTTACCAAACGTTGGCTATTCGTGCTCTACGGTTAACACGATTGAAAGTGAGACCCAACCTGCTGACAGTAAAAAGTAG
- the LOC110383700 gene encoding G-protein coupled receptor Mth2 has product MCWLVPCILLAVATVKANQIHNDTLSLPSNGDKIPINKCCPFHQYMGRKKACVNYTSELYITNVSIYDEAFRKTEKSFEDIFELKPNKLKDQEFKNHALDTHYLDFNIYLIENGVLQLELPNAYNRWNAIAKENYCIDYRILKNKSLINKRFWVVLPDNEPAASNPYLTYATFISCFFMILVLIVYAMLPELRNLCGMILMAYVASLFMAFLLLAIIQIKIHHPTTCIGLTMGIYYFFLAAFCWMSVMSYDIWWTFRGYAKARPIHRRGENFKFLMYCLYAWGVPLLMTIALALLNTYTKKMKHLPWFVTPHVPDYGCFLEGGVKLLYLYMPMLILILCNWIFYLMTAFNIWRLSRGTAVLDSAAAGNPQAHRTHRHRFMVYLKLSVVMGLNWVLEIVSFLYPDFSMWYLSDAYNILIGLAIFLIFVCKKKILKKLCKRYLGRNTMRWYPSSKSYSSSTSDSNNETMTLQSKVSSQPNGLNGYIIHNRIKPEY; this is encoded by the exons ATGTGTTGGCTGGTCCCGTGCATTTTGTTAGCAGTAGCAACTGTAAAAGCTAATCAAATTCACAATGATACTCTTAGTTTACCCAGCAATGGTGACAAGAttcctataaataaatgttgccCTTTCCACCAATATATGGGTCGCAAAAAAGCCTGTGTGAACTACACCTCCGAGCTTTATATCACAAATGTGTCGATATATGATGAGGCGTTTCGGAAGACTGAGAAATCTTTCGAAGATATCTTTGAATTAAAACCGAATAAACTGAAGGACCAAGAATTTAAAAACCATGCACTGGACACTCACTACCTGGATTTTAATATATATCTTATCGAG AATGGGGTTCTTCAACTGGAGCTACCAAACGCCTACAATCGTTGGAACGCAATAGCGAAAGAAAACTACTGCATAGACTATCgcatattgaaaaacaaaagtttgatAAACAAGCGGTTTTGGGTGGTATTACCGGATAATGAACCCGCTGCTAGTAATCCATACTTAACGTACG CTACATTCATATCATGTTTCTTCATGATACTGGTGCTCATAGTGTACGCGATGCTTCCCGAGCTTCGAAACCTATGTGGCATGATCCTCATGGCATATGTGGCTAGTCTGTTCATGGCCTTCCTACTGCTGGCCATCATACAAATAAAGATACATCATCCAACAACCTGCATTGGTTTGA CGATGGGCATCTATTACTTCTTCCTCGCTGCGTTCTGCTGGATGAGCGTCATGTCCTACGATATTTGGTGGACCTTCAG AGGATACGCAAAGGCCCGACCCATTCATCGAAGAGGAGAAAACTTCAAATTCCTGATGTACTGCCTCTACGCTTGGGGTGTTCCTCTCCTGATGACCATCGCCTTAGCCTTGCTGAATACCTACACGAAGAAAATGAAACATCTGCCCTGGTTTGTCACACCTCATGTGCCTGACTACGGCTGTTTCCTGGAAG GAGGTGTAAAACTGCTGTACTTATACATGCCAATGCTGATCCTCATTCTATGCAACTGGATATTTTACTTGATGACTGCGTTCAACATTTGGCGGTTGAGTCGTGGAACTGCTGTCCTGGACTCGGCCGCTGCTGGCAATCCTCAGGCCCATCGCACACATAGGCACAG GTTCATGGTGTACCTGAAGCTGTCAGTAGTCATGGGTTTGAACTGGGTGCTGGAGATCGTGAGCTTCCTCTACCCTGACTTCAGTATGTGGTACCTGAGTGACGCCTACAATATCCTCATAGGACTGGCCATATTcctcatattcgtttgcaagaAGAAAATCTTGAAGAAATTGTGTAAACG CTATCTCGGAAGGAACACCATGCGCTGGTACCCCTCATCCAAGAGTTACTCGAGCAGTACATCAGATTCCAACAACGAGACAATGACTCTACAGTCGAAAGTGTCATCTCAACCAAATGGATTGAACGGCTATATAATACACAACAGAATTAAGCCAGAATATTAG